The sequence CGTGCAGCGCGCCGCAGCAGCCCTGGCGTTCGGGCACGAGCACGTCGAAGCCGGTGCGCGCGAGCACGCGAGCGGTGGCCGCGTTCACGGCGCCGAACAGCTCGGGCATGACGCAGCCCTCGAGCAGCGCGACACGTCCGCGCTTCGCTCCGATCGCGGGTCTGAGCGCGGGCAGGCGTCTCCGCTCGCGCCGCGGCGGGATCGCAGGCAACAGCGCGTGCATTTCGCGCAGGCGCGCGGGGAGGAGCGGCGCCACGAGCGAATCGAGGCGCAGCGACTGCGCGGCGCCGAGCAGCGAGACGAGCGCGCCGAGCACGCCCTTGTTAGGGACGACGTGGCGCAACGCGAAGCGCTCGAGCGAGTACGCGAAGCCGCTGCGAAGCCCTGCGTCCGCGACTGCGGCGCGCGTCTGCTCGAGCAGCGCGCCGTACTGCACGCCCGACGGGCAGGCCGTCTCGCACGCGCGGCAGCCGAGACAGAGCGAGGCCTCTTCCGCGACGACGTCGCCGAGCGCGATCTTGCCCTCGGCGACGCCGCGCATCAGGTACACGCGGCCGCGCGGGGACGACGTCTCGCGGCCGGTTTCGCGGTACGTCGGGCACGAGGAGAGGCAGAGGCCACAGTGCACGCAATCGAGCGTGGCGGGATAGAGCTCGCGCATTTTCTGAGTGCCGGTGAGCTCGCTCTCTGTCATCGCGTCACGCCGAATTCTCTGCCCGGGTTGAGCACGTTCGCAGGATCGTACGCGCGCTTCAGTGCACGCTGCAGCGCGAGCGTCGCGTCGACCTCGCCCGATACTTCGCGGCCGATGCGCAGTGCGAGCGGTGCTGCTTCGAGCCGCCACGTGCCGCCGGCACGCTTCGCGGCTTCGCGTACCGCCGTGAGCTGCGCCTCGAAGGCGCGCGCGTCGCTCGCCTCGAAGCGCGCGGAGACGAGGCCGCGCGCGGGGTAGACGAGCGTGCTCGCGCCGGCGGCGCACAGCGCTTCGCGCAGCGCGGGCGCTTCGCTCGGCAGCGCGGCAACGCGGAAGCGCAGTGCGCCGCCACCCTGCGCCGCGCGCACGAGCTCGACCGCGTTCGCGGGCGCGTCGAGCGCGCCGAGCTTTGCCGCCCACACTGCGCGATCCGCCTCTACGGCCGCCGCGTCGCCCGCGAGCTCGAGCACGAACGCGCGCGTGCCGCCGAGCTGCGCTGCGAGCTCGGGAGCGAGTGTCGCATCGAGCAGCGCGCAGGCGCGCGCAGAGGAAGCGCGCGCGGCGCCCAGCGCGAGCGCGGTGTCCTGCGGCGCCGGCGCGAGCAGCACGTCGGTGCGCTCCGGCCGCGGCCGCAGGCGGAGCCACGCGGCCGTAATCACTCCGAGCGCGCCGCCGCTCCCGACGAACAGCTTGTTCAGGTCGTACCCGGTGACGTTCTTCACGACGCGACCGCCGCACTTCGCGACGTCTCCGCTCGCGAGCGCGAGCGTCAGGCCGAGCACGAAGTCGCGCGGGTGACCGAAGCGCGGGCCGAACGCGGCCGACGCGAGAGTTCCTCCGAGCGTCGCACCCGCGCCAGGCGGATCGAGCGGCAGCTGCCAGATCGAGCCCTCGAGCTGCGCAGCGATCTCGGCGAGCGTCGCGCCCGCGCCGAAGCGCGCGACGCCTTCGTCGAGATCGAGCTCGGGCGCCTCGCGCAGCGCGCTCGTCTCGATGCGCACGCGCGCACCACACGGCGCGTTCGCGGCAGCGAGCTGCGTTCCGCCGCCGACGATCAGCGCGGGCACCTTCTCCTGCGTGAGCGCCGCGAGCAGGCGCGCGCACTCTGCGGCAGTGCGCGGGCGCAGCGTCGCTTCGAGCTGCGCGCCTTCGAGCGCGAGCGGCGCATGAAGCTCGCCCGAGAACTCACGCGCGAGTGCGGTGAGCGTCGTCATTCGAACTCGATGCGGTCGTAGCCGCGCGCCTTCGGGTTCGACTCCATGCAGAAGCGCGTGGTCGGGAAGATCTTGCCGGGGTTGCACGTGCGATCGGGGTCGAAGGCGTCGCGCAGCTTCAGCATCGCGGCGATGTCGGCTTCGTTGAAGACGAGCGGCAGATACTCGCGTTTCTCGAGGCCGATGCCGTGCTCGCCGCTGATCACGCCGCCCGCCTCGACGCACACGCGCAGGATCTCTTCGCCGGCGGCGATCACGCGCGCGAGCTCGTCCGCGTCGCGGCGGTCGAACGAGATGTTGGGGTGAAGATTGCCGTCGCCGGCGTGAAAGACGTTCGAGAGGCGAAGGCGATGCGCGTCGCCGATCGCGCACACGCGCTCCAGGATCTCGGGCAGCTTCGCGCGCGGCACCACTGCGTCGTGCACGTACAGATCGGGTGCGAGGCGGCCCATCGCGCCGAACGCACCTTTGCGCGCGCGCCAGAAGCGCGTGCGCTCGGCGGCGTCGCGCGCGACCGCGACCTCTCGCGCGCCGGCGTCGCGGCAATGCGCGCTCGAGCGCGCGATCTGCACCTCGACTGCAGCGCGCGGGCCATCGAGCTCGATGATCAGGATCGCGCCCGCGTCCGTGGGCATGCCCGCGGCGTAAACGCTCGCCTCCACCGCGCGGATCGTGCGCTGATCCACGATCTCGAGCGCGCCGGGCACCATGCCACTTCTGATGATCGCGCCCACCGCGCGGCACGCGGACACGACGTCGGGGAAGATTCCGAGCAGCACCTCGACGCGCTCCGGCAGCGCCACGAGGCGCACCGTCAACTCCGTAACAACTCCGAGCGTGCCTTCGCTGCCGACCACGGCGCCGACGAGATCGAGACCGTTCGCCAGGCCGCTCGCGCTCCCGAGCCGCAGGATCTCGCCGTCGGGCAGCACCAGCTCGAGCGCGAGCACGTGATTCGTCGTGGTGCCGTACTTCAGCGTGTGCGGGCCGCCGGAGTTCTCGGCGACGTTGCCGCCGAGCGTGCACGACTGCTGGCTCGAAGGATCGGGCGCGTAGAAGAGTCCGTGCTTCGCGATGGCCTTCGAGAGATCCGCGTTCACGACGCCGGGCTGCACGACCGCGATGCGATTCTCCGGATCGACGCGCAGTACGCGGTTCATGCGCGCGCACTCGATCACGACGCCGCCGTCGCACGCGACCGCGCCGCCCGAGAGCCCCGTGCCCGCGCCGCGCGGTACGAACGGAACCCCGTGCTTGCCACACGCGCCCACCACGCGCTGCACTTCCTCCGCGCTGCGCGGCAGCACGACGGCGCCGGGCCGCGCGCTGTGGTGCGTGAGCCCGTCCGCCTCGTAGACGAACAACTCCTCCTCGCGCGCGAGCACGGCGTCGTCGCCGACGATCGTGCGCAGCTCAGCGAGAAGCGTGGTCATGGCGAGCCTCGAAGCGCGGGGCGGTCATTTCGGCCCGGCCTGTTTGACCGCCCGGTCACTTTGGCCCGGCCGGAATGACCGCTCCGCCGCGCAAGGTTCGCACAGCCACGCGTCGCACCGCGCCGCGGC comes from Deltaproteobacteria bacterium and encodes:
- a CDS encoding 4Fe-4S dicluster domain-containing protein, whose protein sequence is MTESELTGTQKMRELYPATLDCVHCGLCLSSCPTYRETGRETSSPRGRVYLMRGVAEGKIALGDVVAEEASLCLGCRACETACPSGVQYGALLEQTRAAVADAGLRSGFAYSLERFALRHVVPNKGVLGALVSLLGAAQSLRLDSLVAPLLPARLREMHALLPAIPPRRERRRLPALRPAIGAKRGRVALLEGCVMPELFGAVNAATARVLARTGFDVLVPERQGCCGALHAHSGDAAKSRELARFNVAAFALEDVDAVVTNSAGCGAALRELGHWLPGEGDALAAKTRDICELLDAVGIPEPRSEIAGTACYDDPCHLAHGQRVVDAPRRLLAKIPGLRVVAHDDPASCCGAAGIYNLTQPEMSRAVLARKMDSLAAASPDYIVTGNPGCLMHLSAGAKQRGLTARVVHPVELLDRALAE
- a CDS encoding FAD-binding oxidoreductase, with amino-acid sequence MTTLTALAREFSGELHAPLALEGAQLEATLRPRTAAECARLLAALTQEKVPALIVGGGTQLAAANAPCGARVRIETSALREAPELDLDEGVARFGAGATLAEIAAQLEGSIWQLPLDPPGAGATLGGTLASAAFGPRFGHPRDFVLGLTLALASGDVAKCGGRVVKNVTGYDLNKLFVGSGGALGVITAAWLRLRPRPERTDVLLAPAPQDTALALGAARASSARACALLDATLAPELAAQLGGTRAFVLELAGDAAAVEADRAVWAAKLGALDAPANAVELVRAAQGGGALRFRVAALPSEAPALREALCAAGASTLVYPARGLVSARFEASDARAFEAQLTAVREAAKRAGGTWRLEAAPLALRIGREVSGEVDATLALQRALKRAYDPANVLNPGREFGVTR
- a CDS encoding FAD-binding protein, coding for MTTLLAELRTIVGDDAVLAREEELFVYEADGLTHHSARPGAVVLPRSAEEVQRVVGACGKHGVPFVPRGAGTGLSGGAVACDGGVVIECARMNRVLRVDPENRIAVVQPGVVNADLSKAIAKHGLFYAPDPSSQQSCTLGGNVAENSGGPHTLKYGTTTNHVLALELVLPDGEILRLGSASGLANGLDLVGAVVGSEGTLGVVTELTVRLVALPERVEVLLGIFPDVVSACRAVGAIIRSGMVPGALEIVDQRTIRAVEASVYAAGMPTDAGAILIIELDGPRAAVEVQIARSSAHCRDAGAREVAVARDAAERTRFWRARKGAFGAMGRLAPDLYVHDAVVPRAKLPEILERVCAIGDAHRLRLSNVFHAGDGNLHPNISFDRRDADELARVIAAGEEILRVCVEAGGVISGEHGIGLEKREYLPLVFNEADIAAMLKLRDAFDPDRTCNPGKIFPTTRFCMESNPKARGYDRIEFE